The following are encoded in a window of Etheostoma cragini isolate CJK2018 chromosome 7, CSU_Ecrag_1.0, whole genome shotgun sequence genomic DNA:
- the si:dkey-32e6.3 gene encoding uncharacterized protein si:dkey-32e6.3, whose translation MAEFGVNNGRKAEEHEVTNSGNAPELVSGTGDPAVTVPRDLGPSNRDPRKKLVLHIDLNNTILVSDTMIAQGIEAALDHFLSTVTWGKISKKGKWEWLSDLTSLLPPCDDAVSYQSHFGKIAGFTAVAGRRFRGILDEHLELLRWPEGTKGDRELCVKGEGGQLYHWILPSFFQLLKDLVQEGREFAVIFRSFGSDLPRVLSAVSRALNEGAHPLFPDLPDLKLNVNTTLGKIRCSRRGIVVSRAKESISSRDGERGLYQYFSSVQGLGGFQDHYDWWASNTFSIRGGKPLWVDPFDQHVQHIFIDDHIRQDDEHTIVHPKVFLGPGGTDTRTACTAELYDITLVQTDLLRAISHPSYFTQRVHICLENYERNLQQGAG comes from the exons ATGGCGGAGTTCGGTGTGAACAACGGTCGCAAAGCTGAAGAACATGAAGTGACAAACAGCGGAAATGCCCCTGAGCTTGTGAGTGGGACCGGTGACCCCGCGGTGACAGTCCCTCGGGACCTGGGGCCGTCAAATCGTGACCCGAGGAAAAAGTTAGTCCTCCACATCGACCTCAACAACACCATACTGGTGTCGGACACCATGATAGCTCAGGGGATAGAAGCTGCACTGGACCATTTCCTCTCGACTGTCACCTGGGGAAAGATTAGCAAAAAAG GAAAGTGGGAATGGCTGAGTGACTTGACCTCTCTGCTCCCGCCGTGCGATGATGCAGTTAGTTACCAATCTCATTTTGGAAAGATAGCAGGTTTCACCGCCGTTGCAGGGAGACGTTTCCGCGGGATTCTAGATGAACATCTGGAGCTGCTCCGCTGGCCTGAGGGCACCAAG ggagacagagagctgTGTGTAAAAGGGGAGGGTGGACAACTGTACCACTGGATCCTCCCCTCCTTCTTCCAGCTGCTCAAAGACCTGGTGCAGGAAGGAAGGGAGTTTGCCGTGATTTTCCGTTCGTTTGGAAGCGACCTACCTCGCGTGCTGAGCGCTGTCTCCAGAGCGCTGAATGAAGGCGCCCACCCGCTGTTCCCCGATCTGCCCGATCTTAAg TTAAATGTGAATACGACACTAGGCAAGATCCGCTGCAGCAGGAGGGGAATCGTCGTGAGCCGTGCCAAGGAAAGCATTTCCTCTCGTGATGGAGAAAGAGGCCTGTACCAGTACTTCAGCTCAGTCCAGGGCCTTGGGGGCTTTCAGGACCACTACGACTG GTGGGCAAGTAACACCTTCTCCATCCGTGGGGGGAAGCCGCTGTGGGTCGACCCGTTTGACCAACACGTTCAGCACATCTTCATAGACGACCACATACGGCAGGACGACGAGCACACCATCGTTCATCCCAAG gtttTCCTGGGCCCAGGTGGCACTGACACTCGTACAGCCTGCACCGCTGAGCTTTATGACATCACACTGGTCCAGACCGACCTCCTTAGGGCCATTTCTCACCCAAGCTACTTCACTCAGCGCGTCCACATCTGTCTGGAAAACTACGAGAGgaatctccagcagggggcaggcTAG